From the Solanum pennellii chromosome 4, SPENNV200 genome, one window contains:
- the LOC107015932 gene encoding extensin-3 isoform X1 gives MGKMASLVATLLVVLVSLSLASESSANYQYSSPPPPKESYHPSPTPYHPAPVYKSPPPPTPVYKSPPPPKEPHYPPHTPVYKSPPPPTPVYKSPPPPVKPYHPAPVYKSPPPPTPVYKSPPPPVTPHHPAPVYKSPPPPTPVYKSPPPPTPVYKSPPPPVKPYHPAPVYKSPPPPTPVYKSPPPPVKPYHPAPVYKSPPPPTPVYKSPPPPVKPYHPAPVYKSPPPPVKPYHHAPVYKSPPPPTPFYKSPPPPMKPYHPTPVYKSPPPPTPVYMSPPPPVKPYHHTPVYKSPPPSTPVYKSPPPPVKPYHPSPTPHHPTPVYKSPPPHYIYSSPPPPHHY, from the coding sequence ATGGGGAAAATGGCCTCTCTAGTTGCTACTCTTTTAGTGGTTTTAGTGTCACTTAGCTTAGCTTCCGAAAGCTCAGCAAATTATCAATACTCATCTCCCCCACCACCAAAGGAGTCATACCACCCTTCGCCAACACCTTATCATCCTGCACCAGTTTACaaatcaccaccaccaccaactcCAGTTTACAAgtcaccaccaccacctaaGGAGCCACACTATCCTCCACACACTCCGGTTTACAAGTCGCCTCCTCCTCCAACTCCAGTTTACAAGTCACCACCACCACCGGTGAAGCCATACCATCCAGCACCAGTTTATAAGTCACCACCACCCCCTACGCCTGTTTACAagtcaccaccaccaccagtgACGCCACACCATCCTGCACCAGTATACAAgtctccaccaccaccaactCCAGTTTATAAGTCACCACCACCTCCAACACCCGTTTACAagtcaccaccaccaccagtgAAGCCATACCATCCTGCACCAGTATACAAGTCACCACCACCTCCAACACCCGTTTACAagtcaccaccaccaccagtgAAGCCATACCATCCTGCACCAGTATACAAGTCACCACCACCTCCAACTCCCGTTTACAagtcaccaccaccaccagtgAAGCCATACCATCCTGCACCAGTATACAAGTCTCCACCACCACCAGTGAAGCCATACCATCATGCACCAGTATACAAGTCACCACCACCTCCAACACCTTTTTACAAGTCACCACCACCACCGATGAAGCCATACCATCCTACACCTGTATACAAgtctccaccaccaccaactCCCGTTTACATGTCCCCACCACCACCTGTGAAGCCATACCATCATACACCTGTGTACAAGTCTCCACCACCATCAACTCCCGTTTACaaatcaccaccaccaccagtgAAGCCATACCATCCTTCACCAACACCACACCATCCTACTCCAGTATACAAGTCTCCACCACCCCACTATATTTATTCCTCTCCCCCTCCTCCCCACCATTACTAA
- the LOC107015932 gene encoding extensin-3 isoform X2, with amino-acid sequence MGKMASLVATLLVVLVSLSLASESSANYQYSSPPPPKESYHPSPTPYHPAPVYKSPPPPTPVYKSPPPPKEPHYPPHTPVYKSPPPPTPVYKSPPPPVKPYHPAPVYKSPPPPTPVYKSPPPPVTPHHPAPVYKSPPPPTPVYKSPPPPTPVYKSPPPPVKPYHPAPVYKSPPPPTPVYKSPPPPVKPYHPAPVYKSPPPPTPVYKSPPPPVKPYHPAPVYKSPPPPTPFYKSPPPPMKPYHPTPVYKSPPPPTPVYMSPPPPVKPYHHTPVYKSPPPSTPVYKSPPPPVKPYHPSPTPHHPTPVYKSPPPHYIYSSPPPPHHY; translated from the exons ATGGGGAAAATGGCCTCTCTAGTTGCTACTCTTTTAGTGGTTTTAGTGTCACTTAGCTTAGCTTCCGAAAGCTCAGCAAATTATCAATACTCATCTCCCCCACCACCAAAGGAGTCATACCACCCTTCGCCAACACCTTATCATCCTGCACCAGTTTACaaatcaccaccaccaccaactcCAGTTTACAAgtcaccaccaccacctaaGGAGCCACACTATCCTCCACACACTCCGGTTTACAAGTCGCCTCCTCCTCCAACTCCAGTTTACAAGTCACCACCACCACCGGTGAAGCCATACCATCCAGCACCAGTTTATAAGTCACCACCACCCCCTACGCCTGTTTACAagtcaccaccaccaccagtgACGCCACACCATCCTGCACCAGTATACAAgtctccaccaccaccaactCCAGTTTATAAGTCACCACCACCTCCAACACCCGTTTACAagtcaccaccaccaccagtgAAGCCATACCATCCTGCACCAGTATACAAGTCACCACCACCTCCAACACCCGTTTACAagtcaccaccaccaccagtgAAGCCATACCATCCTGCACCAGTATACAAGTCACCACCACCTCCAACTCCCGTTTACAagtcaccaccaccaccagtgAAGCCATACCATCCTGCACCAGTATACAA GTCACCACCACCTCCAACACCTTTTTACAAGTCACCACCACCACCGATGAAGCCATACCATCCTACACCTGTATACAAgtctccaccaccaccaactCCCGTTTACATGTCCCCACCACCACCTGTGAAGCCATACCATCATACACCTGTGTACAAGTCTCCACCACCATCAACTCCCGTTTACaaatcaccaccaccaccagtgAAGCCATACCATCCTTCACCAACACCACACCATCCTACTCCAGTATACAAGTCTCCACCACCCCACTATATTTATTCCTCTCCCCCTCCTCCCCACCATTACTAA